One region of Chryseobacterium sp. SORGH_AS_0447 genomic DNA includes:
- a CDS encoding molybdopterin cofactor-binding domain-containing protein, whose product MSRETDFSRRRFLQLAGMGGAALCLGIFPGISKASVITEGAALAENVEMNAWIIINTSGKIMLVDHRAEMGQGSYHSVPQIIAEELEVDLSQVEVIFAQGSTKYGSQITGGSSTIRTSYKNLLKLSATAREMLRQTAATRWNVPLAECVARSGNIIHQKTSRKFHYGELVAEASKLTPPEKVELKPRSEYKIIGKPIKRIDTPLKTNGAAVFGLDKRLPGMLFASVERNPRLRGKVASFDDSQTRKIKGVKDVIKITMKVWDTDREGVAVIADNSWAALEGRKALKVVWDDSDFDHVNTADIYKKHQQLLQSEEGLTAKEEGSVDTTANGSRKKIEAVYTTPYQSHLALEPINCIAHYQKDKIEIWGPIQAPDWIQKDVAKAFNIDAKNVIVNMTFLGGGFGRKAFTDYPNEAVAISKKINAPVQVVWSREDDATQGPFRPGVSYRGEGIIENGKLTDLKFRMVGQNINHWQSGKKGTANPSTTEGFMEPYFKTIKNIKFSDIPFETPVPVLWWRSVYASTNGFAYESFMDEIARSMGMDSLEFRRQYMNDERTHKLIDKLAEVSQWKSSSPQEGYGVAITECFKSTVGQVVKVSKRKGGGIKIDKVWAVIDCGWYVNPDIIEAQVEGSIVMALGATMHQQTFTDGKADLMNYNTYLLPRIYDIPPVKVYIMENKEDAGGVGEPGLPPFAPALANAIFDLTGKRIRTLPFDLAKL is encoded by the coding sequence ATGTCGAGAGAAACAGATTTTTCAAGAAGAAGATTCCTGCAGCTGGCAGGAATGGGAGGAGCCGCTTTATGCCTGGGAATATTCCCCGGTATTTCGAAGGCCTCCGTTATTACAGAGGGAGCCGCCCTCGCGGAAAATGTAGAAATGAATGCGTGGATCATCATCAATACTTCAGGCAAAATCATGCTGGTGGACCACCGGGCAGAAATGGGCCAGGGGTCTTATCATTCGGTTCCGCAGATTATTGCAGAGGAGCTCGAAGTGGATCTCAGCCAGGTAGAAGTTATCTTTGCCCAAGGCAGTACGAAATACGGAAGCCAGATCACCGGAGGAAGCTCCACGATCAGGACTTCTTACAAAAACCTCCTGAAACTGAGTGCAACGGCCCGCGAAATGCTGCGCCAGACAGCCGCCACGCGGTGGAATGTTCCATTGGCGGAATGTGTTGCCCGTAGCGGGAATATCATCCATCAGAAAACGTCCCGCAAATTCCATTACGGAGAGCTGGTAGCCGAAGCCTCAAAGCTTACCCCTCCGGAAAAAGTGGAGCTGAAGCCGCGTTCGGAATATAAAATCATCGGAAAGCCGATTAAAAGAATAGATACGCCTTTAAAGACAAACGGTGCTGCCGTATTCGGTCTTGATAAAAGACTGCCGGGAATGCTTTTCGCATCCGTGGAGCGAAATCCGCGGCTGCGCGGGAAAGTGGCGAGCTTCGACGATTCCCAGACCCGGAAAATAAAAGGCGTTAAAGACGTCATCAAAATCACCATGAAAGTATGGGATACCGACCGTGAAGGCGTTGCCGTCATTGCAGACAACAGCTGGGCAGCCCTTGAAGGCAGGAAAGCTTTGAAAGTAGTCTGGGACGATTCCGATTTTGATCACGTTAACACCGCGGATATTTATAAAAAACACCAGCAGTTGCTCCAGTCTGAAGAAGGGCTGACGGCCAAAGAAGAGGGGAGTGTTGATACGACGGCAAACGGAAGCAGAAAGAAAATAGAAGCGGTATACACCACACCGTACCAGTCGCATCTGGCTCTGGAGCCGATCAACTGTATTGCCCATTATCAGAAAGATAAAATAGAGATCTGGGGCCCGATCCAGGCACCGGACTGGATTCAGAAAGACGTCGCGAAAGCATTTAATATCGATGCGAAAAACGTAATAGTCAACATGACCTTCCTGGGTGGAGGCTTTGGAAGAAAAGCCTTCACCGATTATCCCAACGAAGCGGTAGCCATTTCCAAAAAGATCAATGCGCCGGTACAGGTCGTATGGTCAAGGGAAGATGATGCGACCCAGGGACCGTTCAGGCCGGGCGTATCTTACCGTGGAGAAGGAATCATTGAAAATGGTAAACTGACGGATCTTAAGTTCAGAATGGTCGGACAGAACATCAACCATTGGCAGAGCGGCAAAAAAGGAACTGCCAACCCAAGCACGACGGAAGGTTTTATGGAACCGTATTTTAAGACCATTAAAAACATAAAGTTCTCAGATATTCCTTTTGAAACCCCGGTGCCGGTATTGTGGTGGAGATCGGTATACGCTTCTACCAACGGCTTCGCTTATGAAAGTTTCATGGATGAAATCGCACGTAGCATGGGCATGGATTCTCTGGAATTTAGAAGACAATACATGAATGACGAGAGGACACACAAACTGATTGACAAGCTCGCAGAAGTGAGCCAGTGGAAAAGCAGTTCACCGCAGGAGGGATACGGGGTCGCGATCACCGAGTGTTTCAAAAGTACGGTCGGACAGGTCGTAAAAGTATCAAAACGAAAAGGCGGAGGAATAAAAATCGATAAAGTCTGGGCGGTCATCGACTGCGGCTGGTACGTAAATCCGGATATTATTGAAGCTCAGGTAGAAGGATCCATCGTCATGGCGTTGGGTGCTACGATGCATCAGCAGACATTTACCGATGGAAAAGCCGATCTCATGAATTACAACACCTACCTATTGCCGAGAATTTATGACATTCCGCCGGTTAAGGTATATATTATGGAAAATAAAGAAGATGCAGGCGGAGTAGGAGAACCGGGACTGCCACCGTTTGCCCCAGCGTTGGCCAATGCTATTTTCGACCTTACCGGAAAAAGAATCAGGACACTGCCTTTTGATCTGGCGAAATTGTAA
- a CDS encoding XdhC family protein: MKEINDIIKAYRKAQAEGKKTALATVVKVEGSSYRQPGARMLVTEDGELTGAISGGCLEGDALKKALLAIHQQQNKLITYDTSNDEDSDFGVQLGCNGIVHILFEFIDAEKSNVIDLLTTTAAEWRDSVLTCLFSLERGQKQVGTVLFYSQNKAWPENNHFEALSEDMAKVLEKQTSVVKTITYKNVSYEALIEYIPPAVSLVIAGAGNDVKPLVEIASVMGWEITVAEGRVSHATEKRFPLANNIMVVGADDFVNNIIVDEYTFVVLMTHNYRYDLTVLKNLLNCRNRYIGVLGPKSKLNRMISDLAEEDVVVSQEQMERIYGPVGLDIGAETSEEIALSVTAEIKAVLEGKKGNSLRYKKEKIHHAISGDAQ; the protein is encoded by the coding sequence ATGAAAGAGATCAATGACATAATAAAAGCCTACCGAAAGGCACAGGCCGAAGGTAAGAAAACAGCTTTGGCGACGGTCGTAAAGGTGGAAGGTTCCTCATACAGACAGCCCGGTGCACGAATGCTCGTGACCGAGGACGGCGAACTTACGGGAGCCATCAGCGGAGGATGCCTGGAAGGAGATGCCTTGAAAAAAGCATTGCTCGCCATCCATCAGCAGCAGAATAAACTGATTACTTACGATACCAGCAACGATGAAGACTCGGATTTCGGAGTACAGCTCGGCTGTAATGGGATTGTACATATTTTATTTGAATTCATTGATGCTGAGAAAAGCAATGTGATCGATTTACTGACCACAACGGCTGCAGAATGGCGTGATTCTGTTCTAACCTGCCTTTTTTCATTGGAAAGAGGGCAGAAGCAGGTCGGCACTGTTCTTTTTTACAGTCAGAATAAAGCGTGGCCGGAAAACAATCACTTTGAAGCATTGTCAGAAGATATGGCAAAGGTGCTTGAAAAGCAGACGTCTGTGGTTAAAACAATTACTTACAAAAATGTTTCTTACGAAGCACTCATCGAATATATTCCGCCTGCCGTTTCATTGGTGATCGCAGGAGCCGGAAATGATGTAAAACCATTGGTTGAAATCGCATCCGTTATGGGCTGGGAAATTACCGTGGCCGAAGGCCGGGTAAGCCACGCCACCGAAAAAAGGTTTCCTTTGGCGAACAACATCATGGTGGTGGGTGCCGATGATTTTGTAAATAACATCATTGTCGATGAATATACTTTCGTCGTGCTGATGACGCACAATTACCGGTATGATTTAACTGTTTTGAAAAACCTTCTGAACTGCCGGAACCGTTACATCGGTGTTTTAGGCCCGAAATCCAAGCTTAATCGGATGATCAGTGACCTGGCAGAAGAAGACGTTGTGGTTTCTCAGGAACAAATGGAAAGAATCTATGGACCGGTAGGGCTGGACATCGGAGCCGAAACTTCAGAAGAAATCGCCCTTTCGGTTACCGCTGAAATAAAAGCCGTACTGGAAGGCAAAAAAGGAAATTCATTACGATACAAAAAAGAAAAAATTCATCACGCTATCAGTGGTGATGCCCAATAA